The following proteins are encoded in a genomic region of Leptospira kirschneri serovar Cynopteri str. 3522 CT:
- the def gene encoding peptide deformylase — MSVRKILRMGDPILRKISEPITEDEIQTKEFKKLIRDMFDTMRHAEGVGLAAPQIGILKQIVVVGSEDNERYPGTPDVPERIILNPIITPLTKDTSGFWEGCLSVPGMRGYVERPNRIRMQWMDEKGNQFDETIDGYKAIVYQHECDHLQGILYVDRLKDTKLFGFNETLDSSHNVLD, encoded by the coding sequence ATGTCAGTCAGAAAAATTTTAAGAATGGGAGATCCGATTCTCCGTAAAATTTCAGAACCGATTACGGAAGACGAAATTCAAACCAAAGAATTCAAAAAGTTGATCCGAGATATGTTCGACACAATGCGTCACGCAGAAGGTGTGGGACTTGCGGCTCCTCAGATCGGAATTTTGAAACAAATCGTAGTCGTAGGTTCCGAAGATAACGAACGTTACCCTGGAACCCCAGACGTTCCAGAAAGAATCATTTTAAATCCGATAATTACACCTCTTACAAAAGATACTTCCGGTTTTTGGGAAGGTTGTCTTTCCGTTCCAGGAATGAGAGGTTATGTGGAAAGACCCAATCGAATCAGAATGCAATGGATGGATGAAAAAGGAAATCAATTTGACGAAACCATAGACGGTTATAAAGCGATCGTCTATCAACACGAATGTGATCACCTACAGGGAATTTTATACGTAGATAGACTAAAAGATACTAAGTTATTCGGTTTTAACGAAACCCTAGACTCTTCTCACAACGTCCTCGACTAA